The window TAGAAACAGCCGATTTTCGTgaaaagcaaaactataattggtttttgaagtttgtGAATTCAGCAAATGAAGAAATGCTGGTATCTCTCCTCCAGTTTATCACTGGACACAGGTCCATTCCTCCCCGGGGCTTGCCTCACCAACTCTGCATCACTGCCTAAGTCGGTTGCATGCTTAGCAGTCCTAAATTTGCGAACAGTTCATTCATCAGAGAAGAAATTCATGGAGAGCTTAACAATAGCATTGCAGTGTGAAAGTCAAGGACTTGGACCTGCATGAAAGGAGAAACTCTTATGTCAttataagagtaagccagaaaAAAAACTCTCTTGTTGATCTTTGTAAGACATCTCCAAACAAGGCAAGATGTGTCTTTACTCTTCAGTCTTTATTGACcatatttgttgttgttatgttaGCTGTGATCCAAATGAAGCTTACTCAGTGACTTTTTATTGGCTGAGACTTGATTGTTAATCAATAATTATCCAAAGTTAATATTGGTAGGTTGTACTTGTATTAGTCATTGCAGTGTGCTGTTTGTCTTTTGCCATGATTGAAGGTTAACCCTGTCATTCCTAGACTGAGATATGGCGACAACATATGCCATTCTAACTTTTGCATCTGACACTATTCGAAAGAAATCTCTTTGGCAGAAATTTCGCCTACTACTATTGAAACAATTATAAGCATTTTACAGAAAGAATTTATCGGAGGAAACGTTTACTTTTCCACTATTAAGAGTGAAAGATTGCCTCCACCAACTGCACAATGGTTTAAAAACCTTAGGCctgatttttttatttgagGAAAGAGGAGAGCTATGGCACGCCCAGGAGGCTATGTAAGCAGTCAACAAGTTGTAAATATATGTCAATTCCGAAAGTTTGGCTATTAGCCATTGGGGTGATCTCCATCGGGTGATGCTGTAGCTGTTCTGAAGAAATAGACAGGTCACCTTCTGGGACTTCTACTGCACCAGTGTCAGATGAATCTCTACCCCATGCTTGATTAGGCAAGGGCCCATCATGATCAATGCCATAATGTTCAATTTCATGCTGCAGGAAATAAACAAGTCATAGATAATGAAGGGGTTTGTGGaataatagggactttaagatacgAGGACGCGGTGGTTTCTGGAACGTCGTAACCGAGGAAAGCCTGGGCCGAGAGCGGCGTtgtaagcgcgggaaaaatgaAGTTAAGAGCTGCAACGCGACGAAGAACAACACAACTTGAGACACAGCAAGTCTCGTCCAAACTAAACGCCATGAGCTCGTTTAAAGCAGTTCAAGAAATGCTGCTTTTCTGTTTGGAAGAGAAAATTATCGATGATGAAGAATTTGCGAGCTACGAGCAATATACGCCACAAAATCTTCCATTTCCTCACTGTCAATATGATACATTTTCTTTGTTGAACAAGGATCCTGCGGAATGTAAAGCAGATTTTCGAGTGGAAAAGGCAGATATTCCATTGCTCATTGATGCTTTAAGAATGCCTTCAGAATTTGTTTGCGGGAATGGCACAGTTTGCGATGCAACAGAGGGCCTGTGTATACTGCTGAAAGGGTTTGCATATCCATGTCCTTATTCGGACATGATACCAATTTTTGGTAGATCAGTTCCAGAGTTAAGTATCATCAGTAATGAAATCACAGACTGGCTATATACCAACCATGGCCACAGAGTTACTCACTGGAATCATCGTATTTTGAGCCCAGCAATGCTCGATGTCTACGCCACAGCAATTTACAGGAAAGGAGCCGCCCTTGAAAATTGCTTCGGGTTTATAGACGAAACAGTGCGCCCTATCAGCCGACCTATCATAAACCAGAGAACCGTGTATAAGGGACACAAACGCGTTCATTCACTTAGATTCCAGTCTGTGGCACTTCCCAACGGTTAATTGGTCATGTCTATGGTGCTGTGGGTGAGCAAAATTCATGTTACTACTATTTTTTCCAGTTCTCAAAcgtttcgtttttattttcctacaattttgtttttatattcAGAAGGAAGAATGCACGATGCTAGGATGTTGGCCGTGTCAAATCTCTACTATGAACTGGAGAATTTTGCCTTTTCCCCCACCAGAGCAGAAATGTGTCTTTATGGCGATCCCGCTTATCCGCTAAGAGTTCATCTCCAAGCACCATTTTGCATTGGAATTTTGACCAGAGATATGGAGATTTTTAATAATTCAATGAGTGCAGTCCGTGTTTCTGTGGAATGGTTATTTGCTGATATCATTCATTATTTCAAATTCCTGGACTTCAAGAAGGACTTAAAGATAGGACTAAGCCAGGTTGGCAAGATGTACATTGTTTGCGCACTACTTAGAAACGCCCTAACCTGCCTTTATTCCAACTCTACCGCTGAACACTTTGGCCTTGTACCCCCCACGTTGGATCACTATTTCAGTTAGGTTTCTAATAAGGACAAAGGGAGTGTCCCTTACTTATGGAAAGGGAGGCATCTGGGAAAATAGAGGCACTGTAAAAGTTTCATACCCTTGTATGTGATGATAGGGTCCAAAATGGTTAGAATGTTCCTTAAGAACAGGGAAATTTGACCCGGATGGGTAGTAAAAGTTGTAATTAAGTTATCCCATTTACTGCCTCCCTCccatgaataataaaatattgatCTGCaggaaaacaattttgcaaaCTATGAGGTCTATGAGGAATAATAtaacagtaacaacaacaaactttaTTAGAAAATTCTGCACTTGCAGAGATCAGACATAAAGGGAAAAACGCCCCAGTTGAtattaaattttcagaaaaagtcAGTTTGTAACATCATCTCCATAAACAAGGAAGAAAGTAATAAATCTGGTAGTTGAGTCACCCCAcgtcataaaaataaaatcacttcaTAAGAACAATTTTCAATCTAGGAGATCAactctaaaacaacaacaacaacaacaacaacaggggTTAAATGCTATATAATGGTTTCAAGTCTTAAGCCCCAGTCTAATTGACTTGGAAGAAGAAAGACATAGGAAAAAGTTATTGTCACATCACCACCAAAAACTGGGAGTAATGTAATAAATTAGGTGGATCAGAGTACAGTAATTTACCACTCAACCCAGGGTAACTGAAACGACTTAGAATATCAAAACAAGCTTTGCAAAGTTGGCAACAGCTATAGCCATAAAAAAAGGTTCCTGCCTCCCTAATTTCAGGCGTTCAAAATCTGAAACAGAGCAGCAGAAAAATACTAACggtaataaaaataaaccaCACTGCCTTCCAAGGGAACACAAGAGAACTTACGAGTGCATTAAACAATAGAAGGCCAGGGGTGCATGGAGAAAATCCCTAAGAtgacttaaaagaaaatttgagatGTAAGGAACATAAAATAACTCCTAGTATTTTAAACGTCCCCCCTCCCCATCCCTCGTATATTGGGTTTGGGTTATTTTCTAAGCACAACTGCAATGGCATAGGAATATGCTTGAATGAACATAAAATTATATTCCAGATCTCAATCAAAATGCAATTCAAAACTTTGTcagaaaatcaactgaaaagtCACTTAGGGATTTATCTTACATCTTGTTGAtaagtaattatttatttacgaTACGCTCCATAATGTCCAATAACGCCTTTGtttgctgctgctgttgttgcatCATGAGCAGTGTTTGTTGACtctgttgttgctgttgctgcAACACTATCTTTAGAAGCTGACTCTGATGCTCTTGGAATTGCTTCTGTGCATTTGCAGAAacttccatttgttttttctcaaACTCCTGTTGATCTCTCCTCAGCTTCAACTCCTCCTGTTTAAGCTCGTAGTTAATGTCAGCTCTTTGTGACAGATAAGAAATTGCACTGCTGCCACTGCGTCGTGGTCGCTTACTTTGATTGTCCTCCATCCCATCTGATTGCCTTTTTTGAGTATCATTCAATTTTTCCATTGCTTTTAACCTGATATCTTCAGCTTTTGCTCGATCACTCTCTATTTTTCGGCTCTTCTCCCGGCCAGTTTCTTGTTGCTCTGCCTCTGCACTTTCTTCCAGGGCAATTATTTGCTCTAACAGGTTTTCCAACTCTGTCGGCTCATCAGGTACAATACCACTTGCCTTTTCTTCAGCTCTCAATTTCTTTTTATGCCTGTTTtgcaatatttcaaaatgatctcTAACAGATCGCTTGTCAACATTAAATGCCATACAGGAACAATTATTCAGTGTTGTAGCCACTTTATCCCAAATTGTACTTCGTTGTGTTGAGCCCTTTTTTGTAGTGAATGGATTAAGATTAAGAATTTCACGGCATAGTATCAAATCATGATCTTTGGTCCAAAACATTACTGaactaaagtaaaaaaaagtgaataagtGAAGGTATACACAAACTGATTTTTCTGTTCCCTGTACATcactatacatgtacatcacatCTTGAATTTCAAGTCTACAGTGTCCCCATTTAGGGCTTGTATATATCTGTCCTGATTCAACATAGCCAGTGGAGAGTTAAGAGTTGGCAATAACTAGAACTTAGCTCGGGGGACTGATCCAAGGCCTGCTCATACCTGAAAGCGGGCCAACCTATCAGAGAGCTTGAGGCTGCAGCATAACTGGGCTGCCAAGTCTAAAGCGAGACCCTACACTGGGGAAAACAAGAAACCCACCACCCCCTTGCCAGAGAGGAATTTACTAGATAACCCAAAATTTCCAGGGGTTGTTAGTTCATTGACTGGGCTATCCAACACAGCTGTGCTTGAGGTTGCCCCTCCCTAGCCTCAAATTTCTCAATGGAGAGCCATGCTTTGTCTGCACAAATATACTTATTAATTATATGGATTTTGTACCACACTTAAACAAAGGTATCCCAGGGTGGATCGGGTTGCTAGCCAATCTTCCAAGATCTACCAAAACAACGTTAACTCAATCTCtgataaaatatttttacttAATTAAAGGTGAAGTCTGTGTGTTTTCTGGGAAGCTCACATATGTGTTTTATTTCTAAGCACATTTGCAAAACTACAGTATGTGTATGCAGGGAAATAAGTACGATTTTGTTTATTGCAAAATGGATGGAGAAGTCAAAACCAGACTTTGTAATTCCTCCCATCTCTAACATGTTAAAATTTTATCTGCAGAATAATCTTACAATTACGGCGCTTCAACTAGAACGTAAATCAATTTCCAAAACTATTTAGAGACATCGGATCCTAAATTTCGCTACAAATTTACCCAAACCTAAAGCTTAAATCAAAGGGTTGGCCAAACCTATCATTATTGTACGCAGTAATTTTCACAGAAAGCagaaaaacactaaaaaaagaAGATCCCACCGACACATGAGGAATTTAGGCCAAACTAAAGCTTACCTCGGAGGTTTGGTTGAACTTGAACATGTTGAAGGCTCTGCGAGTGTGCAACCTAAATAAAAACGCCAATAGCGTTAAAATAGCATGAGTTTCCACGCTTATCTTTCCTTGAAAAGCATAAATATAGTTCTAATTGCTATATCTAAAAGTTAAATGGCGAATACATCAATTTCTTTGAAGTAATATAAAGCTGACTACTCACGTTTTGTCCACAACACCAAAGTGCTCAGGTTGACGTTCCAGACGTCAGCTCAACGCAATGACAAGCCAACATGAGCATGCACAGAATGCTCGTCTCCGAAAAAATTACTTCCAGCCGCGTATTGTAGACATCGCGTCTTCTATCTCAAAGTCCCTTATACCCCCAATTGATCCACTATCTAACCCAATTCTCTTTTTCATTCAAAAGCATATAGAAATGTTAAAGTTTTTCAGAAGTCAGTTAAGGTGTTATTCCAGGCACCCTTCATTAGTTGATAACACATCTGTTTTATGACAAGAACCACCTAGTGATCTCTAGCCGTACAGTAGTACAATACATCTGTTATATTTGTCAAGATTTTTTGTTAAGGTTTAAAGAGCCCAACATCTAAGTTATGAACATTCTTTTTTAACATGTTGCTATTGTTCTTCATCTTGTTGCATGTTGataaattacaatattattcgagattaaagttattttttgagaaTTGCTTGGACAGCCTTGTGTATACTCGGGATAACTGAAATAAGAATTTGCAACTTTACCACAATATCACAATTTACCTGCTCCAAATGCAAATCAATCAGTTCTTGACGAAGACCCCAAACCCAAAGCTGAGCTGGAGACATATTGCCCGTGGTCGACAATGGATGATGATTCCATCCCTCAGCAAAAACCCTTAGACTACTGTTGATCCTCTCTTTAAACACATATCTAAGTGCAAACAAATGAACATCATTTCCTATGTCAAGTAGCCCCTCGTTTTCCATGTACCGAAAGAGGCTGTAAAATATAATAGAGACATCCACTGAAAACGTCTCGCCAGAGTCGTTCTATTCGTTGGTTATGGCAGCTCCTTCCAGCAATGAAGCTGCCTCTATCAGGGCCTCTTAGGGGATGAGTGAACATAAACCAAGCAATGTCGACATTTTCTACTCCTTTGTCACCACGAACTCTGGAAGGCAATCCAAAAACTTCTACTGCATCaaggaacattttaagaactgTCTGAGCTTTGCTGTCACAATTACATCGGAGGTATGTAATCTGGCGTGAATAGCCATCAATTCCACCATGGACAACAAAACCCCATCTAAGAATTCAAACAAATGTGGTCTCAAGGTCttacaataataaataatttattgtccTTTGCATGCCTGGATAGTATGCAATCAGATATTCAGAATTTTAACCTTTTCTTGCCACTTTCCTTCTCATCTGTTCATGTGTCATGCTAATTGCACAGATTTAAGTTCAAAGTGCACTTTAATAGTTGTAGAGACTTACCTGATGAGTTTATGATTCCCATCAATGTGCCAAAGGGATAAGGGTGATCTCATAGTgtaaattcatctttcaactgCAGTAAAGTGAAGGGTGCACATCAGAATTCCCTCCGGACAAACACGTCCCATGCTGTCTTGAATCCGACGCCACCGGACATGTAGTCCTTTTGCTCTCAAAAAGCCACGCATTCTTCTGTATCCACAGTTGGGGAACATTGCCAAAATATTAAagctaaacaaaaaaacacatttcACGTAAGTACTAAGTGAAATGCTATTATTTTGTTGCTCTAATGACATGCAAGTGACATAAAAACGTGCAAGCAGACTAAATTGGTGCAAAAGGTTTGTGTCAAGCCCTGCCCATGAAGTCTCCTTGCTTTCCTATCATGGTTGACGAACCCAATTTAAAAAATCACTTCtgtattaaaatacaaagtcTACTACGACCTTTCTGGATGATAATTACCTTTTATCAACACCAGTTATATCACGTAATTCGCACATGTGACGTGGGCACTTCagaaagtacatgtagttattaCAAGTACAACAAATTTTATCTTTCTAGCCTGGCATGATGCCTTATATAAGCCCATAGCAGTGAAAAATGGGTATAACCACATCAACACTGTCTAACAGGCTTTCTTGAGAAGAACACTATAAAAACAGAtca of the Montipora capricornis isolate CH-2021 chromosome 7, ASM3666992v2, whole genome shotgun sequence genome contains:
- the LOC138056169 gene encoding uncharacterized protein, which encodes MRSPLSLWHIDGNHKLIRWGFVVHGGIDGYSRQITYLRCNCDSKAQTVLKMFLDAVEVFGLPSRVRGDKGVENVDIACSVMFWTKDHDLILCREILNLNPFTTKKGSTQRSTIWDKVATTLNNCSCMAFNVDKRSVRDHFEILQNRHKKKLRAEEKASGIVPDEPTELENLLEQIIALEESAEAEQQETGREKSRKIESDRAKAEDIRLKAMEKLNDTQKRQSDGMEDNQSKRPRRSGSSAISYLSQRADINYELKQEELKLRRDQQEFEKKQMEVSANAQKQFQEHQSQLLKIVLQQQQQQSQQTLLMMQQQQQQTKALLDIMERIVNK